Proteins co-encoded in one Candidatus Nanopelagicales bacterium genomic window:
- a CDS encoding wax ester/triacylglycerol synthase family O-acyltransferase gives MTRKVDSRMGVFDAVMWGVEDDPLLRSVVTLVVMLNKRPNRKILRQRFEEMTVRVPSMRRRAVGNPISLVPPRWESVEDFDLDFHLRYRRASGSRDQAHVLDIAEHMAEMDFDRARPLWDAVVIEGLKDAKAAMIMKIHHAITDGLGGMAIAATIFDLTEEPSRAIADEDLEVEETGHEDFKERVVEGLEYQARTAVDQVRAVADKGKSIVTGAVTNPVGTVRSGVDFTSSAARILAPASTPMSPVMRGRSLGVHFAVLEAPLEALKRVSHGQGATLNDTFMAVVAGGIARYHAAHGVTLEEAPAVRVNMPVNLRHPGEAPTQGNRWVPARFPLPLGPKDPAGRIQELHPILKQARTEPALEISEPVYRLLTSLPRPATAALAAGMMKGTDVAATNVPGPPVPICSAGARVEQLIPFAPKGGAAMNIALLSYDGRAELGINIDTAAIYDHEVMVRCLSEALDEILALSDAD, from the coding sequence GTGACGCGCAAGGTGGACAGTCGAATGGGCGTTTTCGACGCTGTCATGTGGGGCGTTGAGGATGATCCTCTGCTGCGTTCAGTGGTCACGCTTGTTGTGATGCTCAACAAGAGACCGAACCGGAAGATCCTGCGCCAGCGCTTCGAGGAGATGACCGTACGGGTCCCGTCGATGCGCCGCCGCGCTGTTGGAAACCCGATTTCTCTAGTGCCGCCCCGATGGGAGTCAGTCGAAGACTTCGACCTCGACTTCCATCTCCGATACCGGAGGGCGTCAGGCAGCCGCGATCAAGCCCACGTGCTGGACATCGCAGAGCACATGGCCGAGATGGACTTCGACCGCGCCCGACCGCTCTGGGATGCCGTCGTGATCGAAGGCCTCAAGGACGCGAAAGCCGCGATGATCATGAAGATCCACCACGCCATCACAGACGGGCTCGGCGGCATGGCCATCGCCGCCACAATCTTCGACCTGACCGAAGAGCCTTCCCGCGCGATCGCGGACGAAGATCTGGAAGTCGAGGAGACAGGACACGAGGACTTCAAAGAGCGAGTCGTGGAGGGGTTGGAGTACCAGGCCAGGACAGCTGTCGACCAGGTCCGGGCAGTAGCGGACAAGGGCAAGAGCATCGTCACGGGCGCTGTTACGAACCCCGTCGGCACCGTCAGGAGCGGGGTTGATTTCACGTCGTCAGCGGCCCGGATACTGGCGCCAGCGTCGACGCCAATGAGTCCAGTCATGCGCGGACGATCCCTCGGTGTGCATTTCGCGGTCCTGGAAGCTCCCCTGGAAGCGCTCAAGCGAGTCAGTCACGGGCAGGGAGCCACGCTCAACGACACCTTCATGGCAGTCGTGGCCGGGGGGATCGCTCGCTATCACGCGGCGCATGGCGTGACTCTGGAGGAGGCTCCGGCCGTCCGGGTCAACATGCCGGTCAACTTGCGCCATCCGGGAGAGGCTCCCACGCAGGGGAACAGATGGGTACCAGCGAGGTTCCCTCTGCCCCTGGGGCCGAAGGATCCCGCCGGTCGAATCCAGGAACTTCACCCGATCTTGAAGCAGGCTCGCACTGAACCCGCCTTGGAGATAAGTGAACCTGTCTACAGGTTGTTGACGTCACTACCGCGACCAGCGACCGCAGCCCTGGCTGCCGGGATGATGAAGGGCACGGACGTGGCGGCGACCAACGTGCCTGGGCCCCCTGTTCCCATCTGCTCGGCCGGCGCCAGAGTCGAGCAGCTCATCCCGTTCGCCCCCAAAGGCGGGGCCGCCATGAACATAGCGCTGCTCTCTTACGACGGAAGAGCGGAGCTGGGGATCAACATCGACACCGCTGCGATCTACGACCATGAAGTGATGGTCCGGTGTCTTTCGGAAGCCCTGGACGAAATCCTGGCGCTTAGCGACGCGGACTGA
- a CDS encoding HD domain-containing protein: MAGRVGEFCFRVPFGMRPDALYSEKLPGALAYAAVACAWQRRKDDLGTPYITHPMAVGTLVWRHGLGDPLISGELEELVIAAVLHDVPEDAGGQARLNEIEEMFGARVCQVVAAATDSLADNPATKPPWLERKQRHIASVRELASPADGLSAPDRGACLVIAADKLDNLSATAEGVARDGEGYLDRFRGGPEGTRWYYGAMFAALEPALSTNLVAEFRRHLDALRGPHHANG; the protein is encoded by the coding sequence GTGGCTGGACGCGTCGGGGAGTTCTGTTTCCGGGTGCCGTTCGGTATGCGCCCTGACGCGCTGTACTCGGAGAAGCTTCCGGGGGCGCTGGCGTACGCGGCTGTCGCGTGCGCGTGGCAGCGTCGCAAGGATGACTTGGGTACCCCCTACATCACTCATCCGATGGCTGTGGGGACACTGGTTTGGAGACACGGCCTTGGAGACCCGCTCATATCGGGGGAGTTGGAGGAACTGGTCATCGCCGCGGTTCTCCACGATGTTCCCGAGGACGCTGGGGGTCAGGCCCGGCTGAATGAGATCGAGGAGATGTTCGGCGCGAGGGTTTGCCAAGTCGTGGCCGCTGCCACAGACAGCCTCGCCGATAATCCGGCCACGAAGCCTCCGTGGCTGGAACGCAAACAGCGGCACATCGCTTCTGTCCGTGAGCTCGCATCGCCCGCTGACGGCTTAAGTGCGCCTGACAGGGGGGCTTGCCTGGTGATCGCCGCCGACAAGCTGGACAACCTGTCTGCCACGGCGGAGGGCGTGGCGCGCGACGGAGAGGGCTACCTGGATCGATTCCGCGGAGGACCGGAAGGCACGCGCTGGTACTACGGTGCGATGTTCGCCGCGTTGGAGCCCGCGTTATCGACGAACCTCGTAGCGGAGTTTCGTCGTCACCTCGACGCGTTGCGGGGGCCGCATC